The Aeromonas encheleia genomic sequence AGCTGCCAGAGCCCAGATTCCGCATGCTTGAGCACCACCTGTTGATAGGCCGGGGCCGCAAGAAAACGCTTCAACATCTGCTCACCACGGGCGACGTCACTCTCATCACGGCCCTGCCACCAGCCATAACCGAGCAGGGTCAACACGCCCCCGACCATTGCCAGACAGAGCATCACCATCCAGATGTCGGCACGACCGGCACGCGGCCGCTGGCGAGGGGGGGCGGCCAGGATAGTCGACACCTCCAGCTGCTCAGGCAGCGAGCGGCCACTGTCGCAGAAACTCCAGAGCAAGGTGCCAGCCTCAAGCCGTGTCCCGGCCATGAGCAAGGCGCCGGCCTCAAGCGTCATGCCATCCTGAGTCGGGGTAATGCCCTCGGCCCACTCCTGCAGGGTGATCCCCTCGGCAGTCACCATCAGCACCAGATGCACAGGTGCCATGCCTTCATCCACCAGCACCAAATCGGCCTGCAGAGGATCGGCCCCTATGACCAGGCGCCCCTCCGGCAAGGGGACTTCGACCCCGCGGTTGAGCCCGCGATACACGCGGCATTTCCAGCTCATCGGGCTGCACCGTCGTTGACTGCCTGCATGCACCATTGGGCGGCAGGGCTGCACTTCTGTTCCTTGCTCATCTCAACCAGTCGCCAGCCCAGCTCGCCACCCATCCGGCATTGCGTCAGGGAGGAGCTCTTGCCCGCCTGGCGCATCAGTTGCTGCACCTCGCGAGCGGCCGCCAGTGGCTGGCACTGGGCGCCACTCAACACCTTGCCAAGAGAGAGGCTCTGGTTGGAAAACTCATCGGCCCCCAGCACGCCGGCCCGCAGATCCTGACCATTGCCCAGAGACAGATAGTGGGCGATGCCATCATCGATCAGCTTCGGTTCGATGATGAAGAGTCGTACCGAGCGCCGGGTCTGACTCTCCTTGCTCCGAAACAGCACGCCCAGATAGGGAATATCGCCAAGGAAAGGCACCTTGCTCAGACTCTCGCTCAGCGCGTCACGGTAGATGCCCCCAATCAGCAGACTCTGGCCGTGCCCGACCCTGGCTATGGTGTCCACCACGGTGCGGCTGATCGTTGGAATACCGTCCGTGCCGGAGCTGTTGGGCTTTTGACTACCATCCTCGATATGCAGGCTCAGGCTGATCTCGGGTCTCTCACCCATCTGGATCACCCGTGGCGTCATCCGCAGCATGGTGCCGTAGGTGATCCCCTGCAGTTCGGCCACCCGCTCACCGCTGATCTTGACGTAGTAAGTCTCGCTGTGGTCGATCACCGCCTGAGTATTCTCCTGGGTCAACAGGGTCGGACGGGAAATCACCTGGGCATTTCCCTCGTTTTCCAGCAGATTGACCCTGGCCAGCAGATAGTCGAGTCCTTTGGTATCTACCAGGCTACCCAGTGCAGCCCCAGCATCAATCCCCTCGCGATCGCCGGTGGTCTTGATGATCACCTGCTGGTTGGAACCGGTGCTGATCCCGACTCGCCAGTCCACCCCCAGTTGGGAGAGATCCTCGGCATTGATGTCGATGATGGAGAGCGCCACTTCGATGCGCGCCGCCGGTTTATCCAGCGCCGCAATCAATTTGCCGTACATCGCCATCCGCTCCGGCGCATCGCGCACTATCACGGCGTTGAGAGAGGGATCGGCCTGGACTATGGCCTGACCCGACACGGAGGCACCGCCCTTCTTCCCTTCCCCGTTGACCATCTGCACCCCGGCATCGCTGAGCAGCCGAGCCAGAATGGTCGCCACACCGG encodes the following:
- the sctC gene encoding type III secretion system outer membrane ring subunit SctC yields the protein METDDMAPLSVQRLVRPFLWLCIGATAWLRPVVAQELDWIPMPYSYVAEGESLRDVLVNFGANYEVSVVVSDKVNDQVNGQFEHDEPLAFLQQLASLYNLVWYYDGNVLYVFKNSEVQSRLINLEQTGAAELKQALQRAGIWEPRFGWRPDADNRLVYVSGPPRYLELIEQTAVALEQQSQLRSEKTGPLAIEVFPLKYASAVDRSIQYRDTDVEAPGVATILARLLSDAGVQMVNGEGKKGGASVSGQAIVQADPSLNAVIVRDAPERMAMYGKLIAALDKPAARIEVALSIIDINAEDLSQLGVDWRVGISTGSNQQVIIKTTGDREGIDAGAALGSLVDTKGLDYLLARVNLLENEGNAQVISRPTLLTQENTQAVIDHSETYYVKISGERVAELQGITYGTMLRMTPRVIQMGERPEISLSLHIEDGSQKPNSSGTDGIPTISRTVVDTIARVGHGQSLLIGGIYRDALSESLSKVPFLGDIPYLGVLFRSKESQTRRSVRLFIIEPKLIDDGIAHYLSLGNGQDLRAGVLGADEFSNQSLSLGKVLSGAQCQPLAAAREVQQLMRQAGKSSSLTQCRMGGELGWRLVEMSKEQKCSPAAQWCMQAVNDGAAR